One window of Catonella massiliensis genomic DNA carries:
- a CDS encoding chemotaxis protein CheD, whose amino-acid sequence MEKMIKVGMGDLKVCKAPDNLTTLGLGSCVGAVVYDKTTKVSGMLHCMLPDSTKIANNSNIAKFADTGLDELLKQMISLGARKSSMIAKIAGGAQMFAFSNSNDMLRVGDRNVEAVKTKLKALGIPIVASDTGLNYGRTIEFYSSTGVLLIKAVGKGSKEI is encoded by the coding sequence ATGGAAAAAATGATAAAAGTCGGAATGGGAGACCTTAAAGTTTGTAAGGCTCCGGATAACCTCACAACGCTTGGACTGGGTTCCTGTGTTGGGGCTGTTGTATATGATAAGACCACTAAAGTCAGTGGTATGCTGCATTGTATGCTTCCTGACAGTACTAAGATTGCCAATAATAGTAATATAGCCAAATTTGCAGATACAGGGCTTGACGAACTATTGAAACAAATGATATCCTTAGGTGCAAGGAAATCTTCTATGATTGCAAAAATTGCAGGTGGAGCTCAGATGTTTGCTTTTTCGAACTCTAACGATATGCTAAGAGTAGGAGATAGAAATGTTGAGGCAGTTAAGACTAAGCTGAAAGCCCTTGGAATACCTATTGTTGCTTCTGACACCGGGTTGAATTACGGTAGAACTATTGAATTTTACTCATCAACCGGAGTACTTTTGATAAAAGCTGTGGGTAAGGGAAGTAAAGAGATATGA
- a CDS encoding DUF2254 domain-containing protein — MLSKIKLWFFNHKNYLRMSRFLIVTVALLLVTWIFDHQYIAIKSYIPKQLLLSVEVSVDFLSNLSGIFLTISTFSFTIIVTVLNKYSSNISPRMLQSFIDRTGVLGLYGIFVSGFFYSVISILLLQDIAPDQHVVAGSFGIAYSIIAMLSFIAFSRQVLDNLQVSNIIENVFNDCEKLIDKEVELRKKAKYYEEGYESTNLSIVAESSGYLFEIKSDDIFKKLNGIKAEFVINKRIGEYTTKGESVGELNIFQCKLDDNDKKELKEKLSPLFIINAYNNREEDYHRGIVNLTEIANMALSPGTNDPNTAIMCINKMSSLLGKLLSTGNHFIILKEDEDVKIIYQSYSVKDELYLGFSQIIAYSAGDPLVTKEILQGIYIIYIMADMGAKKSIKRFFDDSYDILMGNFTHEIHLDIFNKIKNNMEEHVSL, encoded by the coding sequence ATGTTATCAAAAATTAAATTGTGGTTTTTTAATCATAAAAATTATTTAAGGATGTCAAGATTTTTAATTGTAACAGTGGCGCTTCTTTTAGTTACCTGGATTTTTGATCATCAATATATTGCAATTAAATCTTATATTCCCAAACAACTATTGTTGTCGGTTGAAGTTTCGGTAGATTTCCTTTCTAATTTATCTGGAATATTTTTGACTATAAGTACTTTTAGTTTTACAATTATTGTCACTGTACTTAATAAATATAGCAGTAACATATCACCTAGGATGCTTCAGAGTTTCATAGATAGGACCGGAGTTCTTGGTTTATATGGTATATTTGTCAGTGGTTTTTTCTATTCAGTAATCAGTATCCTATTATTGCAAGATATTGCTCCAGACCAACATGTTGTCGCTGGAAGTTTCGGAATTGCTTATTCCATAATTGCGATGCTAAGTTTTATCGCTTTCTCAAGACAGGTTCTTGATAATCTACAAGTATCAAATATTATAGAAAATGTTTTTAATGATTGCGAGAAACTTATTGATAAAGAGGTAGAACTAAGAAAAAAAGCTAAGTATTATGAAGAAGGCTACGAATCTACAAACTTATCAATTGTAGCTGAGAGCTCAGGTTATTTATTTGAAATAAAATCAGATGATATTTTTAAAAAGCTTAATGGCATAAAAGCAGAATTTGTTATAAACAAGAGAATTGGTGAATACACAACCAAAGGAGAAAGCGTAGGGGAATTAAATATATTCCAATGCAAGTTAGATGATAATGATAAAAAAGAATTAAAAGAAAAATTAAGTCCATTGTTTATAATAAATGCTTACAATAATAGAGAAGAAGATTATCACCGTGGAATTGTAAACTTAACCGAAATCGCTAATATGGCCCTAAGCCCTGGCACAAATGACCCAAATACTGCAATAATGTGTATAAATAAAATGTCATCATTGCTTGGGAAACTCTTATCTACAGGCAATCATTTTATAATCCTGAAAGAGGACGAAGATGTAAAAATAATTTATCAAAGTTATTCTGTAAAGGACGAACTATATCTTGGTTTCAGCCAGATAATTGCCTATTCAGCAGGTGATCCTTTGGTTACCAAAGAGATTTTACAAGGGATTTATATCATATACATAATGGCAGATATGGGTGCTAAAAAAAGCATAAAAAGATTTTTTGATGATAGCTATGATATTTTAATGGGAAATTTTACTCACGAAATTCATTTGGATATTTTTAATAAAATAAAAAACAATATGGAAGAGCACGTAAGCTTATAG
- a CDS encoding sigma-70 family RNA polymerase sigma factor — protein MAEEKVGMKLWEQYAKKPTQEIREKLIVEYANLVKIIAGRMSMYLGYNVEYDDLVGYGVFGLIDAIDKFDYVKGVKFETYASLRIKGAILDQIRKMDWIPRTTRQRQKKLEAAERAIEERYGRMATDEEIAEELGISVEEYMNWQSQVGMSGVISLDDYLEQGSDLVADNSGSKLGISSYVQPEEAVEKEELKESLATAIEGLTEKEQKVIALYYYEELTLKEISQVLSVSESRVSQLHTKALTKLKDKLGDYMDIFTRAM, from the coding sequence ATGGCAGAGGAAAAAGTTGGGATGAAGTTATGGGAGCAATATGCCAAAAAACCGACTCAGGAAATAAGGGAAAAACTTATTGTTGAATATGCAAACTTAGTTAAAATTATAGCAGGACGTATGTCTATGTATCTCGGCTACAATGTAGAGTATGATGACTTGGTGGGATATGGCGTTTTTGGGCTTATAGATGCAATAGATAAGTTTGACTATGTAAAAGGAGTCAAATTTGAGACATATGCCAGCCTGAGAATTAAGGGTGCAATTCTTGACCAGATTAGGAAGATGGACTGGATTCCCAGAACTACCCGTCAGCGTCAGAAAAAGTTAGAGGCTGCTGAGCGCGCTATCGAAGAGAGATATGGTAGAATGGCTACTGATGAGGAGATAGCTGAGGAGCTTGGTATATCTGTCGAGGAGTATATGAATTGGCAGAGTCAGGTAGGGATGTCGGGTGTTATATCACTTGATGACTACCTTGAACAGGGTAGCGATCTGGTTGCCGACAATTCAGGCAGCAAGCTTGGGATATCAAGCTATGTACAGCCTGAGGAGGCTGTGGAAAAGGAAGAGCTTAAAGAATCTCTGGCGACTGCAATAGAAGGGCTAACTGAGAAAGAACAAAAGGTTATTGCCCTTTATTACTATGAGGAGCTTACCCTAAAAGAAATAAGCCAGGTGCTTTCCGTATCTGAGTCAAGAGTATCTCAGCTACATACTAAGGCACTTACTAAGCTTAAGGATAAGCTTGGCGATTACATGGATATTTTTACAAGAGCAATGTAA
- a CDS encoding DUF342 domain-containing protein — translation MVYKNAFFQMLIKDAVYIKYFPPREGGAPLNLDELSSYLGSHSIEMDYKEFSKAVQEAKEPFIFKTNTEKTYPEAEKMIVTISDDGMQAVCRFIPPSTGGRIMHKEDLLKDLEFNGVKYGIIESAVDSYMNNKQYCTDYIMARGKAPIDGHDAKIIYKFNTDLQAKPKEKEDGSVDFFDLDIIASVEAGDELAELIKEDEGTPGTDVRGRLIKPSKVEKLVLKYGKDITLSEDGLHLISNISGHAILDNEKRVKVSNIFVVKEDVDLSTGDINYDGNVEVKGNVINGLKINATGDVVIGGTAEGVEIVAGGKIILKRGIRGMGKGILKSGGNIVAKFLENTTVNSGGYVMADAIIHSDVSAKGDVIVNSKKGYVNGGTIRSETLIRVKNAGSEMGTKTNMEVGVDPTLLVKFKTLQNKIEETVRRMDVSSKSIDLYRRKLQSDGKLPPDKLAQFKLLAMEYKKDSEDIVTMQEEFAAVQEEINTQDGGVIEVGNLVYPGVKVVVVDATLYVREIVKNVRFVRDGADVIARHMY, via the coding sequence ATGGTTTATAAGAATGCTTTTTTTCAGATGCTTATTAAGGATGCAGTATATATCAAGTATTTTCCGCCCCGTGAGGGTGGAGCACCGCTAAATCTTGATGAATTGTCAAGTTATCTTGGTTCTCATAGCATTGAGATGGACTATAAAGAATTTTCAAAGGCGGTACAGGAGGCTAAGGAGCCGTTTATATTTAAGACAAATACCGAAAAGACCTATCCTGAGGCCGAGAAAATGATAGTTACTATCTCGGATGATGGAATGCAGGCTGTATGCAGGTTTATACCACCTTCAACAGGAGGTAGAATTATGCATAAGGAGGATTTGCTAAAGGATCTTGAGTTTAATGGAGTTAAATATGGCATAATTGAATCTGCGGTAGATAGCTATATGAACAATAAGCAGTACTGTACAGATTATATTATGGCAAGAGGTAAAGCACCTATAGACGGGCATGATGCCAAGATTATTTATAAATTCAATACCGACTTACAGGCAAAGCCTAAGGAAAAAGAGGATGGCTCTGTGGACTTCTTTGACCTGGATATTATTGCAAGTGTAGAGGCAGGTGATGAGCTTGCAGAGCTTATCAAAGAAGATGAAGGTACACCGGGGACGGATGTTAGAGGAAGGCTCATTAAGCCGTCTAAGGTGGAAAAGCTTGTGCTCAAATATGGTAAAGACATAACCTTATCTGAGGATGGGCTTCACCTTATAAGCAATATTTCCGGACACGCTATACTTGATAATGAGAAGAGAGTCAAGGTATCCAATATATTTGTAGTAAAGGAAGACGTAGACTTGTCTACAGGCGATATTAACTATGATGGCAATGTAGAGGTGAAGGGCAATGTCATAAACGGACTGAAGATTAATGCTACGGGAGATGTTGTTATAGGAGGAACTGCCGAAGGCGTTGAAATAGTAGCCGGAGGTAAGATTATACTTAAGCGTGGTATCCGTGGGATGGGTAAGGGAATACTTAAGTCCGGCGGCAATATCGTGGCTAAGTTCCTAGAGAATACCACGGTGAATTCCGGTGGCTACGTGATGGCTGACGCTATTATACATAGTGATGTATCCGCTAAAGGAGATGTCATAGTAAATAGCAAGAAGGGCTATGTAAATGGAGGAACAATAAGGTCAGAGACATTAATCAGAGTTAAAAATGCAGGTTCTGAAATGGGGACAAAGACCAACATGGAAGTGGGTGTGGATCCAACTTTGCTGGTTAAGTTTAAGACTTTGCAAAATAAAATCGAAGAGACAGTCCGGAGAATGGACGTATCAAGTAAGTCAATTGATCTATATAGAAGAAAGCTTCAAAGTGATGGTAAGCTGCCTCCTGACAAGCTGGCTCAGTTTAAGCTTCTTGCAATGGAATATAAAAAGGATAGCGAGGATATTGTAACCATGCAGGAAGAGTTTGCTGCCGTGCAGGAAGAAATCAACACACAGGATGGCGGTGTGATAGAAGTAGGAAACTTGGTATATCCGGGAGTGAAGGTAGTTGTTGTAGATGCCACCCTTTATGTGAGGGAGATTGTTAAGAACGTTAGATTTGTCAGGGATGGGGCTGACGTCATAGCAAGGCATATGTACTAG
- a CDS encoding DUF6115 domain-containing protein, whose amino-acid sequence MDIIVIICLIIGVGCIGASFFIKEKADIDNHEKEKIAEEIRGRALSEDSVKKVMTRVEKGFSEKLSAISEDKLGGFADKMSEIANDKMLAINDMSGQLMEKIEQNHKEVIFLYDMLNEKSDYLKDFSAKIDGLRHELEREEERIKALNNDLDDKMIKVKEVRQTVIAKPVAPVEVKQEKSRRVPTGIEQAKAAIKPAEVPAQAKNLVKMKKEVEDIPSDINDIFDTDERDIFKDAEVPEITEEIDEIDLSPELTEELSTNDKILKMHSEGKSVMEISKELGMGQGEVQLILGLYGK is encoded by the coding sequence ATGGATATTATAGTAATAATATGTCTTATAATTGGAGTAGGCTGTATAGGCGCCAGTTTCTTTATAAAAGAAAAGGCCGACATTGATAATCACGAGAAAGAAAAGATTGCGGAAGAGATACGAGGGAGGGCACTTAGTGAAGACAGCGTCAAAAAGGTGATGACGCGCGTTGAGAAGGGCTTTTCTGAGAAGCTTTCAGCTATTTCTGAGGACAAACTTGGAGGCTTTGCTGACAAGATGTCCGAGATTGCCAATGATAAGATGCTTGCAATCAATGATATGAGTGGACAATTGATGGAGAAAATCGAGCAGAACCATAAGGAAGTTATATTCCTTTATGATATGCTTAATGAAAAGAGTGATTATCTTAAGGACTTCTCCGCTAAGATTGATGGCTTAAGACACGAGCTTGAGAGAGAAGAAGAGCGGATTAAAGCCCTTAACAACGATCTTGATGATAAGATGATTAAGGTCAAAGAGGTAAGGCAGACTGTGATAGCAAAGCCTGTGGCTCCTGTGGAAGTAAAGCAGGAGAAGTCTCGCAGAGTGCCTACCGGTATTGAACAGGCAAAGGCTGCCATAAAGCCTGCTGAAGTCCCTGCTCAGGCTAAGAATCTGGTAAAGATGAAGAAAGAGGTAGAGGACATTCCGTCTGATATAAATGATATCTTTGACACAGATGAGAGGGACATTTTTAAGGATGCAGAGGTTCCTGAGATTACCGAAGAAATTGATGAGATTGACCTTAGCCCTGAACTTACTGAGGAACTATCCACCAATGATAAGATATTAAAAATGCATTCTGAAGGCAAATCTGTAATGGAAATATCCAAGGAATTAGGTATGGGACAGGGTGAAGTGCAGCTGATACTTGGATTATACGGTAAGTAA
- a CDS encoding chemotaxis protein CheC has product MANFDLNNVEGMQFDVLRELGNIGAGNATTALSSMLNTKVDMNVPKVDLLSFEELHEIMGGAETIVVGILVTLDEDIDGMMMFMMKTKSAFGLVDILFGRPVGTTPEDAELDEMSLSALKELGNIISGAYISSLSSMTQLKINQSIPYLSIDMAGAILSVPAIEFGKLGDKALLIESQFMEDDNDVTGYFILTPTLDSYNKILTSLGL; this is encoded by the coding sequence GTGGCAAATTTTGATTTAAATAATGTTGAAGGAATGCAGTTTGATGTCCTTAGAGAGTTAGGTAATATAGGAGCAGGTAACGCTACTACAGCCCTTTCAAGCATGCTAAATACAAAAGTAGATATGAATGTTCCTAAGGTAGACCTTCTTAGCTTTGAAGAGCTGCACGAAATAATGGGCGGGGCTGAGACAATAGTAGTTGGTATCCTTGTCACACTTGACGAGGATATTGACGGAATGATGATGTTTATGATGAAAACAAAATCAGCCTTTGGACTGGTGGACATTCTCTTTGGAAGGCCTGTAGGTACCACACCTGAGGATGCAGAGCTTGATGAAATGTCATTATCTGCCCTCAAGGAGCTTGGTAACATTATCTCTGGTGCCTACATATCGTCGTTGTCCTCAATGACACAGTTAAAAATAAATCAGTCAATTCCATACTTGTCCATTGACATGGCAGGTGCTATACTAAGTGTACCGGCTATTGAATTTGGCAAGCTTGGCGACAAGGCATTGTTGATTGAATCCCAGTTTATGGAGGATGATAACGATGTTACCGGTTATTTCATCCTTACACCTACCTTGGATTCGTACAATAAGATATTGACATCTCTTGGTTTGTGA
- a CDS encoding biotin--[acetyl-CoA-carboxylase] ligase, with amino-acid sequence MRTEDRVLELLEESRGKAVSGERLAEMLGISRTAVWKHIKALKEKGYEISSGSNRGYELIESIDVFSTKSVMDELADEAGGYTGRIGIEIEVRDEVTSTNALLKDMAAKGALEGRVLIAKRQTEGRGRLGRNFFSPKNGIYLSILLRPDMDFREAMLLTTIAAVAVVEAVREVTGRDTGIKWVNDVYLEGRKICGILTEAVTDVESGRLSYAVVGIGVNITKPSEDAFPDELKDIAGFVYDDEEPPKGVMSRLSAAIVKNYFKYYEKLPEHRFMESYKKYQILINKDIFVITPEGKKKARAYGVDDEARLLVEYEEGGKEALFTGEVSVREAGDERKNMPKFKKTKSMIMLFLCIGVLALFTGCKPEDGKLANNINSLVEKVKDKGYVFIADDTEFVIGEDPTDSINKLDAKSDTFEAPSCAMQGEDKVYTYSGFTLTVHAESKKGSYKLMSILLTDDSVQTAEGIYIGKSRKDVEEVYGTKKKKLSEYVYKKGVMELSFIFAKDKVVSIEYREKGE; translated from the coding sequence ATGAGGACTGAGGATAGGGTTCTTGAACTGCTTGAGGAGAGTAGGGGTAAGGCTGTTTCCGGAGAAAGACTGGCGGAAATGCTAGGTATTAGCAGGACTGCGGTGTGGAAGCATATTAAGGCTCTTAAGGAGAAGGGATATGAGATTAGTTCGGGTAGTAACAGAGGGTATGAGCTGATTGAAAGCATCGATGTGTTTTCTACCAAGAGTGTTATGGATGAGCTGGCTGATGAGGCTGGAGGCTATACAGGCAGGATTGGGATTGAAATAGAGGTTAGGGATGAGGTCACTTCAACCAATGCCCTCCTTAAGGATATGGCTGCAAAAGGTGCACTAGAGGGCAGGGTTCTTATAGCTAAAAGACAGACAGAGGGCAGAGGAAGGCTTGGCCGGAATTTCTTTTCACCTAAAAATGGGATTTATTTAAGTATTTTACTTCGTCCTGATATGGATTTTAGAGAGGCTATGCTCCTTACTACCATAGCGGCTGTAGCTGTGGTTGAGGCGGTAAGAGAGGTCACTGGAAGGGATACTGGTATAAAGTGGGTGAATGATGTCTACCTTGAGGGCAGGAAAATCTGTGGTATACTTACTGAGGCAGTAACTGATGTTGAAAGCGGAAGGCTTTCATACGCTGTGGTGGGCATTGGAGTCAATATTACAAAGCCATCTGAAGATGCTTTTCCTGATGAATTAAAGGATATTGCGGGCTTTGTCTATGATGATGAAGAGCCACCAAAGGGTGTGATGAGCAGGCTCTCAGCTGCTATAGTGAAGAATTACTTTAAGTATTATGAGAAACTGCCTGAGCATAGATTTATGGAGAGCTATAAGAAGTATCAGATTTTGATAAACAAAGATATATTTGTTATCACTCCTGAGGGAAAGAAAAAAGCGAGAGCTTATGGAGTTGACGATGAGGCAAGATTACTGGTAGAATATGAGGAAGGTGGTAAGGAAGCACTGTTTACAGGTGAAGTAAGCGTCAGGGAAGCTGGCGATGAAAGGAAAAATATGCCAAAATTCAAAAAAACAAAAAGTATGATTATGCTTTTTCTATGTATTGGAGTATTAGCTTTGTTTACAGGCTGTAAGCCTGAGGATGGTAAACTTGCGAATAATATCAATTCTCTGGTTGAGAAGGTAAAAGACAAAGGTTATGTATTTATTGCAGATGATACCGAATTTGTCATAGGAGAAGATCCAACAGATAGTATAAATAAGCTTGACGCAAAGTCTGATACCTTTGAGGCACCAAGCTGTGCTATGCAGGGAGAGGATAAGGTGTATACCTACAGCGGTTTCACACTTACTGTTCACGCTGAGAGCAAAAAGGGGTCATATAAGCTTATGTCGATTCTTTTAACTGATGATAGTGTACAGACAGCAGAAGGCATATACATAGGAAAAAGCAGAAAAGATGTTGAAGAAGTCTACGGAACTAAAAAGAAAAAATTAAGTGAGTATGTCTATAAAAAGGGTGTAATGGAGCTTAGCTTTATATTTGCAAAAGATAAGGTAGTATCCATAGAGTATAGAGAAAAAGGAGAATAA
- the ileS gene encoding isoleucine--tRNA ligase, whose amino-acid sequence MYREVKTDMNFVDREKATLKFWNDNKIFEKSIESRKDAPTYMFFDGPPTANGKPHIGHVETRVIKDMIPRYKTMKGYRVPRKAGWDTHGLPVEIEVEKLLGLNGKEQIEEYGMEPFIEKCKESVWKFKGMWEDFSGTVGFWADMDNPYVTYHDDFIESEWWALKEIWKKGLLYKGHKIVPYCPRCGTSLSSHEVAQGYKNVKERSAVVRFKAVGEDAYFLAWTTTPWTLPSNVALCVNPKESYVKVKAADGYTYYMAEALLDKILGPLASEDIKAYEILERYKGSDLEKREYEPLFACAGEAAKKQNKKGHYVVMDDYVTMSDGTGIVHIAPAFGEDDARIGRKYDLPFVQFVNEQGELTEDTPFAGKFIKAADPLVLQDLEDRKLLFDAPKFEHEYPHCWRCDSPLIYYAKETWFIKMTAVRDDLLKNNAKINWIPESIGKGRFGDWLQNVQDWGLSRNRYWGTPLPAWTCECGKVHVIGSKAELKEMSDNCPDDIELHRPFIDKVTIKCPDCGKEMHRVPEVIDCWFDSGAMPYAQYHYPFENVELFKKQFPADFISEAVDQTRGWFYSLLAESTLLFNEAPYKNVIVLGHVLDENGQKMSKSKGNAVDPFDALAKHGADAIRWYFYANSAPWLPNRFSDKLVTEGQSKFMSTLWNTYAFFVLYANIDEFDATKYKLEYDKLAVMDKWLLSKLNSTIKAVEENLDNYRILETAKALLNFVDEMSNWYVRRCRNRFWAKGMEQDKINAYLTLYTALVEISKAAAPMIPFMTEEIYQNLVRSIDKTAPLSIHLCDFPKVDESHIDKELEDNMEKVLEIVVLGRAGRNEANIKNRQPIGNMYVNFATGKNVLPEMYMDIIKEELNVKNITMLDDVSKFSGYTFKPQLRTLGKRFGSRLNALKEVLANVDGVKVMTELKETGKTVLNVGGVDEELAMDDLLYEAVQVEGFETQSENGITVVLDRELTPELIEEGFVRELISKIQTMRKEAGFEVMDKITVYAKGNEKLEALMQANKESILTDVMATEIVTGSLDGYTKEWNINGENVELGVKKN is encoded by the coding sequence GTGTACAGAGAAGTCAAAACTGATATGAACTTTGTAGACCGTGAAAAGGCTACGCTTAAATTTTGGAATGATAACAAGATTTTTGAAAAATCTATAGAGAGTAGGAAGGATGCTCCTACCTATATGTTCTTTGATGGTCCTCCTACTGCCAATGGCAAGCCACATATAGGACATGTTGAAACCAGAGTAATTAAGGATATGATTCCACGCTATAAGACTATGAAGGGCTATAGAGTGCCTAGAAAAGCGGGCTGGGATACCCATGGACTTCCTGTAGAGATAGAGGTAGAAAAGCTCCTTGGCTTAAACGGCAAAGAGCAGATAGAAGAGTATGGTATGGAGCCTTTCATTGAGAAATGTAAGGAATCTGTATGGAAATTTAAGGGAATGTGGGAAGACTTCTCAGGAACGGTAGGCTTCTGGGCAGATATGGACAACCCTTATGTTACCTATCACGATGATTTCATTGAGTCAGAGTGGTGGGCGTTAAAAGAAATATGGAAAAAGGGCCTTTTATATAAAGGCCATAAAATAGTACCTTATTGTCCTCGCTGCGGTACCTCCCTCTCTTCTCACGAGGTTGCACAGGGCTATAAGAATGTAAAGGAGCGTTCTGCAGTAGTTAGATTTAAGGCGGTTGGTGAGGATGCATATTTCCTGGCTTGGACAACCACACCTTGGACACTTCCTTCCAACGTAGCTCTTTGTGTGAATCCTAAGGAGAGCTATGTAAAGGTTAAGGCGGCAGACGGATATACCTACTATATGGCAGAAGCACTTTTAGACAAGATTCTTGGTCCACTTGCGTCTGAAGATATAAAGGCTTATGAAATCCTTGAGAGATACAAGGGCTCAGACCTTGAAAAACGTGAGTATGAACCACTTTTTGCCTGTGCGGGTGAGGCTGCAAAGAAGCAGAACAAAAAGGGCCACTACGTAGTTATGGATGACTATGTTACTATGTCAGATGGTACCGGTATAGTTCATATTGCTCCTGCCTTTGGTGAGGACGATGCCAGAATCGGAAGAAAGTATGACCTTCCATTTGTACAGTTTGTTAATGAACAGGGTGAGCTTACTGAGGACACCCCTTTTGCAGGCAAGTTTATCAAGGCTGCGGATCCTCTAGTGCTTCAGGACTTAGAAGACAGAAAGCTGCTTTTTGATGCGCCTAAGTTTGAACACGAATATCCTCACTGCTGGAGATGTGACAGTCCTCTTATTTACTACGCAAAAGAGACATGGTTTATCAAGATGACTGCAGTAAGAGATGACCTGCTTAAAAACAATGCTAAGATAAACTGGATACCTGAAAGTATAGGCAAGGGAAGATTTGGCGACTGGCTCCAGAACGTACAGGACTGGGGACTTTCAAGAAACAGATACTGGGGTACTCCTCTTCCTGCCTGGACCTGTGAGTGTGGCAAGGTACACGTTATAGGAAGCAAGGCAGAGCTAAAGGAAATGAGTGATAACTGCCCTGATGATATTGAGCTTCACCGCCCATTTATTGACAAGGTAACCATAAAGTGTCCGGACTGCGGTAAGGAAATGCATAGAGTACCTGAGGTTATTGACTGTTGGTTTGATTCAGGAGCCATGCCTTATGCACAGTATCACTATCCGTTTGAAAATGTGGAACTCTTTAAGAAGCAGTTCCCGGCAGACTTCATTTCAGAGGCTGTAGACCAGACCAGAGGCTGGTTCTATTCACTTCTTGCTGAGTCCACCCTTCTCTTTAATGAAGCCCCTTACAAGAATGTCATCGTGCTTGGACACGTTCTTGATGAAAACGGACAGAAGATGAGTAAATCTAAGGGAAATGCAGTAGATCCTTTTGATGCACTTGCAAAGCATGGTGCGGATGCAATACGTTGGTATTTCTATGCTAACAGTGCACCTTGGCTTCCAAACCGTTTCTCAGACAAGCTTGTAACTGAGGGACAGAGCAAGTTTATGAGCACACTTTGGAATACCTATGCTTTCTTTGTGCTCTATGCAAATATAGATGAATTTGACGCAACCAAATATAAGCTTGAGTATGACAAGCTTGCAGTTATGGACAAGTGGCTCCTCTCAAAGCTTAACTCTACAATAAAGGCTGTAGAGGAGAACCTTGATAACTACCGCATACTTGAGACTGCAAAAGCACTCCTTAACTTTGTAGATGAGATGAGTAACTGGTATGTAAGACGCTGCCGTAACCGTTTCTGGGCAAAGGGAATGGAGCAGGATAAGATAAATGCTTACCTTACTCTTTATACAGCCCTTGTAGAGATAAGCAAGGCTGCGGCCCCTATGATTCCTTTTATGACGGAGGAGATATATCAGAACCTGGTTAGAAGTATAGACAAGACTGCTCCTTTGAGCATACATCTGTGCGACTTCCCTAAGGTTGATGAAAGCCATATTGACAAAGAGCTTGAGGACAATATGGAAAAGGTGCTTGAGATAGTTGTGCTTGGACGTGCAGGCAGAAATGAGGCGAATATAAAGAACCGTCAGCCTATTGGCAATATGTATGTGAACTTTGCAACAGGTAAGAATGTTCTTCCTGAAATGTATATGGACATCATAAAGGAAGAGTTAAATGTTAAGAATATAACAATGCTTGATGATGTAAGCAAGTTTAGCGGTTACACCTTTAAGCCACAGCTTAGAACCCTTGGCAAGAGATTTGGAAGCAGACTTAATGCACTTAAGGAAGTGCTTGCCAATGTGGATGGTGTTAAGGTAATGACAGAGCTTAAAGAAACTGGCAAGACTGTGCTTAATGTAGGCGGAGTAGATGAAGAGCTTGCTATGGATGACCTTCTCTATGAGGCCGTACAGGTTGAGGGCTTTGAGACTCAGTCAGAGAATGGAATAACAGTGGTTCTTGACAGAGAGCTTACTCCTGAGCTTATCGAAGAAGGCTTTGTTAGAGAGCTTATAAGCAAGATTCAGACTATGCGTAAGGAAGCAGGCTTTGAGGTGATGGACAAGATTACTGTATATGCTAAAGGTAATGAGAAGCTCGAGGCTCTTATGCAGGCAAATAAAGAGAGCATACTTACTGATGTAATGGCGACCGAGATTGTAACCGGCTCTTTGGATGGTTATACTAAGGAGTGGAACATCAACGGTGAGAATGTAGAGCTGGGTGTAAAGAAGAATTAA